Proteins encoded by one window of Salvia splendens isolate huo1 chromosome 7, SspV2, whole genome shotgun sequence:
- the LOC121742706 gene encoding probable E3 ubiquitin-protein ligase WAVH2, protein MGGEAGGASRKFRRAAKKLFVQTCVSFCFCHPHLHTSSATTISPETNISCNKFTPDAANHANATSITSPSSNKTLCAICLDPLNYSSGSSPGQAIFTAQCSHAFHFACISSNVHHGSVTCPICRANWTQLPRNLNARCSLHSNKADPILQILDDSIANSRVHRQSFLRSARYDDDDPIDPDHTTTTQPRLHLSLSHSGFSAMSSTSSSMAESPHLSSNGETPLLCSSPSNRAYLCVKLAHQPATDLVLVASPNGPHLRLMKQAMALVVFSLRPIDRLAIVTYSSAAARVFPLKRMTSYGKRTALQVIDRLFYMGQADPMEGLKKGVKILEDRLHKNTQSCILHLTDSPSRSYHQFDMEVGVTVHRFHVGFGFGVSNGFIMHQFEEFLARTLGGAVTDVQMRIEQGTGIVRIEELRGGEERNVAVYLPDYGPVRIEYSYTEGGGDGECVRRGEAIVGGTDKGDGSGDGAGVGIGGRMSSAENWDFHDPFMARRWAKHLHGYRL, encoded by the exons ATGGGCGGAGAAGCCGGTGGCGCTTCCCGGAAATTCAGGAGAGCCGCCAAGAAATTGTTTGTACAGACATGTGTATCTTTCTGCTTCTGCCACCCTCATCTCCACACCTCCTCTGCCACCACT ATTTCGCCGGAAACGAACATTTCTTGCAATAAATTTACCCCTGATGCTGCCAACCACGCCAATGCCACTTCAATTACCAGCCCCTCTTCTAATAAG ACTTTGTGCGCAATATGTCTTGACCCCTTAAACTACAGCTCGGGGAGCAGCCCGGGCCAGGCGATCTTCACGGCCCAGTGCTCCCACGCCTTCCACTTCGCCTGCATTTCCTCGAACGTGCACCATGGCAGCGTCACCTGCCCCATCTGCCGTGCTAATTGGACTCAGCTTCCTCGCAACTTGAACGCTCGCTGCTCCCTCCACTCCAACAAGGCCGACCCCATTCTTCAGATCCTCGATGACTCCATCGCCAACTCTCGTGTCCACAGGCAATCCTTCTTGCGCTCTGCTCGCTATGATGATGACGACCCCATCGACCCTGACCACACAACCACCACCCAACCGCgcctccatctctctctctcgcatTCCGGCTTCAGTGCCATGTCCTCCACCTCGTCCTCAATGGCTGAATCACCACATCTCTCCTCAAATGGAGAGACGCCGCTGCTGTGCTCCTCCCCGAGCAACAGGGCTTATCTCTGTGTCAAACTAGCGCACCAGCCAGCAACGGACCTTGTCCTCGTTGCAAGCCCCAACGGGCCGCACCTGAGGCTGATGAAGCAGGCGATGGCGCTGGTAGTTTTCTCTCTCCGGCCAATTGACCGCCTAGCTATCGTGACCTACTCCTCTGCTGCGGCACGCGTCTTCCCCCTCAAGCGCATGACCTCCTACGGGAAGAGGACCGCTTTGCAGGTCATTGATAGGCTATTCTACATGGGGCAAGCGGATCCGATGGAGGGGCTTAAGAAAGGGGTGAAGATACTCGAGGACCGCCTTCACAAGAACACACAATCTTGCATCTTGCATCTAACAGACAGCCCTTCGAGATCCTACCATCAGTTTGACATGGAGGTTGGTGTCACGGTCCACCGGTTCCACGTAGGGTTCGGTTTTGGGGTGTCAAACGGGTTCATCATGCACCAGTTTGAGGAGTTCCTGGCGAGGACGTTGGGAGGGGCTGTGACGGACGTGCAAATGAGGATTGAACAGGGCACGGGGATTGTTAGGATCGAGGAATTGAGAGGGGGCGAGGAGAGGAACGTGGCGGTGTATCTGCCAGATTATGGACCTGTGCGCATCGAATACAGCTATACGGAGGGAGGAGGCGATGGTGAGTGCGTGAGACGAGGCGAGGCCATCGTGGGCGGGACGGATAAAGGAGATGGGAGTGGTGATGGTGCTGGTGTGGGAATAGGTGGAAGGATGAGCAGTGCTGAGAACTGGGATTTTCATGATCCTTTCATGGCTAGAAGATGGGCTAAACATTTGCATGGTTATAGGCTTTAG